In a single window of the Elaeis guineensis isolate ETL-2024a chromosome 8, EG11, whole genome shotgun sequence genome:
- the LOC140859630 gene encoding uncharacterized protein — translation MGHQLIVNIEAMNDARKEAAQAEEGRLAEAARLEEKIAEVASLQEALQKEGQALADLRATLEEERKKAETEVSELKAQIPTLVLEAMVRAVEEFKTSSKMRDLKVEFGQAAFIKGFELCQEKVVGKFLELDLSFLDEASDGEAGPSEATAGLPPAGTSSTAAAAATDLPGAPSSSTSAPECPVEALPLTQGIPMKLMIRDLRRKVRHLTKKSKKLDDELHRLRKSHSEVTAEATCFRDVHKKGLMDYIRRKADFMTELEELRKRASDQSWTQASKISSLEVELAAAREKIDQLEGSSSWLATQADRDQDWSKKFSNLQKQLQDTEVNYNAYRVGRCGQVEDYRRKLKTVTDEVACLRRQLSERVQSASAQDSDELRSLRGTMEELSVALGQKKAEL, via the exons atgggacaccagctcatcgtcaacatcgaggcgatgaatgatgctaggaaggaggccgcccaagcggaggaaggtcgcctggccgaggccgcccgcctcgaggagaagattgctgaagttgcgagtctccaagaggcgctgcagaaggaggggcaggccttggcagacttgagggccactttggaggaggagagaaagaaagcagagaccgaggtctccgagttgaaggcgcagatcccgACTCTGGTCTTggaggcaatggtccgggcagtggaggaattcaaaacctcctccaagatgagggatctgaaggtcgagttcggccaggccgccttcatcaagggcttcgaactttgccaagagaaggtggtcggaaagtttctcgagctggacctcagctttctggatgaggcgtccgatggCGAGGCCGGGCCCTCTGAAGCTActgccggtcttcctccagcCGGGACTTCCTCGACTGCCGCGGCTGCCGCGACTGATCTTCCGGGggcgccgagctcctccacttctgccccagag tgtcctgtcgaagctcttcccctaacACAGGGGATTCCCATGAAGTTGATGAtccgggacctcagaaggaaagttcgtcacttgacgaagaaatcaaagaagctggatgacgaacttcaccggctaaggaagagccattcggaagtcactgcggaggctacttgCTTTCGGGACGTCCACAAAAAGGGTTTAATGGACTACATCCGGAGGAAGGCTGATTtcatgacggagcttgaggaactccgaaaacgtgccagcgaccaatcttggactcaggcttccaaaatcagctcccttgaagtcgagctggcggctgcacgggagaagatcgatcagttggaagggagctcgtcctggctcgcaactcaggccgaccgcgatcaagactggtcgaagaagttttcCAATCTTCAAAAACAGTTGCAGGACACCGaggtgaactacaacgcctaccgagtcggcaggtgcgggcaagtagaggactaccgaaggaagctcaagacggtgaccgacgaagttgcctgcCTTCGGAGGCagctgtctgagagagtccagtccGCCTCTGCACAagactccgacgagctccgctccttgagggggaccatggaagaactgtctgtggcccttgggcagaaGAAGGCCGAACtgtag